In one window of Bizionia sp. M204 DNA:
- a CDS encoding zinc ribbon domain-containing protein, whose protein sequence is MAKKKEATVEERLRALYDLQLVDSRIDEIRNVRGELPLEVRDLEDEVAGMNTRFEKLEDSLDVIKSEISSKKNLIEEAKALIKKYNEQQKNVRNNREYNSISKEIEFQELEIQLAEKNINEHKVQIEQKKDVIAQTKERLKERQLHLKHKKSELDDILAETEKEEQALIKKSDDFKKSIEERLVAAYTRIRTNVKNGLAVVPIERGAAGGSFFTIPPQVQMEIAARKKIITDEHSGRILVDAALADEERAKMEKLFAKL, encoded by the coding sequence ATGGCAAAAAAGAAAGAAGCAACGGTAGAAGAGCGTTTAAGAGCCCTGTATGATTTACAACTTGTAGATTCTCGTATTGATGAAATCAGAAATGTTCGTGGAGAACTTCCTTTAGAAGTACGCGATTTAGAAGATGAAGTTGCTGGAATGAATACCAGATTTGAAAAGCTTGAAGACAGCTTAGATGTTATAAAATCAGAAATCAGCTCTAAAAAGAACCTGATTGAAGAAGCTAAAGCGCTTATCAAAAAGTACAACGAACAACAAAAAAATGTTCGTAACAATAGAGAATACAACTCTATTTCAAAAGAAATTGAATTTCAGGAATTAGAAATTCAATTAGCTGAAAAAAATATCAATGAGCATAAAGTTCAGATTGAGCAGAAAAAAGATGTGATTGCACAAACTAAAGAACGCTTAAAAGAACGCCAATTACACCTAAAACACAAGAAAAGTGAATTAGATGATATTTTAGCTGAAACTGAAAAAGAGGAGCAAGCGCTAATTAAAAAATCAGATGATTTCAAAAAATCTATCGAAGAGCGTTTAGTAGCTGCTTATACCAGAATTAGAACGAATGTAAAAAATGGCCTTGCGGTTGTACCAATTGAAAGAGGTGCAGCAGGAGGTTCTTTCTTTACTATTCCACCACAAGTTCAAATGGAAATTGCAGCTCGCAAGAAAATTATTACAGACGAACATAGTGGACGTATTCTAGTTGATGCTGCATTAGCAGACGAAGAACGCGCAAAAATGGAAAAGCTTTTTGCTAAATTATAA
- a CDS encoding Nif3-like dinuclear metal center hexameric protein yields the protein MIVQDVINCLEDFAPTSYAEDFDNVGLLVGNTQENLTGILVTLDTTEAVIDEAIATNCNLVVSFHPIVFKGLKKITGQGYVERVVIKAIQHNIAIFAIHTALDNAFHGVNDMICEKLKLTNRQILIPQPGTIKKLTTYAPHAEAATIREALFAAGAGSIGNYDHCSFNMEGVGTFRGGETSNPTKGKKMEIHSEPETQISVTFPKHLESQIRQALFSAHSYEEVAYEIVNITNTNQHIGMGMIGTLEEPMTESDFFNYLKVEMATNTIRHSAFLNKPIQKIAVLGGSGSFAISAAKRAGADIFITADLKYHDFFQAENNLILADIGHYESEQFTKNLLVAFLNKKITNFAPALPVGRLILSKTSTNPVKYY from the coding sequence ATGATTGTTCAAGACGTTATAAATTGTTTAGAAGATTTTGCACCAACATCTTATGCCGAGGATTTTGATAATGTGGGTTTGTTAGTTGGGAACACCCAAGAAAACCTAACCGGAATTTTGGTAACTTTAGATACGACAGAGGCCGTTATTGATGAAGCCATAGCAACCAATTGCAACCTTGTAGTCAGTTTTCACCCCATAGTTTTTAAAGGATTAAAAAAAATTACGGGACAAGGTTATGTAGAACGCGTGGTAATAAAAGCCATCCAACATAACATTGCTATTTTTGCAATTCACACGGCATTAGATAATGCCTTTCACGGTGTGAATGATATGATTTGCGAAAAACTCAAGCTTACCAATCGTCAAATTCTTATTCCACAACCTGGAACCATAAAAAAACTAACAACCTACGCACCACATGCCGAAGCGGCTACTATTCGTGAGGCGTTATTTGCAGCTGGCGCTGGAAGTATTGGTAATTATGATCATTGTAGTTTTAATATGGAAGGGGTTGGTACTTTTAGAGGTGGTGAAACATCAAACCCTACCAAAGGCAAAAAAATGGAGATTCATTCCGAGCCAGAAACCCAAATATCCGTGACATTTCCGAAGCATTTAGAATCTCAAATACGACAAGCACTTTTTTCAGCACATTCCTATGAAGAAGTAGCTTATGAAATAGTAAATATTACCAATACCAATCAGCATATTGGTATGGGAATGATTGGCACGCTAGAAGAACCGATGACGGAATCTGATTTTTTTAACTATTTGAAAGTGGAAATGGCCACAAATACAATTAGGCATTCGGCTTTTTTAAATAAACCCATTCAGAAAATTGCTGTTTTAGGAGGCTCCGGAAGTTTTGCAATATCTGCTGCTAAACGTGCTGGTGCTGACATATTTATCACAGCTGACCTGAAATATCACGATTTCTTTCAAGCCGAAAACAACCTAATTCTAGCGGATATTGGTCATTATGAAAGTGAGCAGTTCACAAAAAACCTTTTAGTAGCATTTCTTAACAAAAAAATTACTAATTTTGCACCTGCCTTACCGGTAGGTAGGCTTATATTATCAAAGACCAGTACAAATCCTGTTAAGTATTATTAG
- a CDS encoding bifunctional 2-polyprenyl-6-hydroxyphenol methylase/3-demethylubiquinol 3-O-methyltransferase UbiG, producing the protein MDLEKNYFETNKETWNAKVNVHAESDMYNMKAFKEGESSLMPYELEALGNVSGKSLLHLQCHFGQDTLSWSRMGATCVGVDLSDEGIKLAKSLNEELKLDAKFVCCNVLDTSEHITEKFDIVFTSYGVIGWLPDLKPWGIMIAERLKNGGTFFMAEFHPIVWMFNYLEGKPVMEYGYMQEEVIFEEYEGTYANQDSKIISKEYGWNHGLSEVINALTEAGLHIEYLNEYHESPYNVLPDLVETETGMFKKTDNLYPLIFTIKATKP; encoded by the coding sequence ATGGATTTAGAAAAAAACTATTTTGAGACCAATAAAGAGACTTGGAATGCCAAAGTAAACGTGCATGCGGAAAGTGATATGTATAATATGAAGGCTTTTAAAGAAGGCGAATCGTCTTTAATGCCTTATGAACTGGAGGCTTTAGGCAATGTTTCAGGAAAGTCCTTATTGCATTTGCAATGCCATTTTGGACAGGACACATTAAGTTGGAGTAGAATGGGAGCTACATGTGTAGGCGTAGATTTAAGTGATGAAGGTATAAAATTAGCCAAAAGCTTAAATGAAGAATTGAAACTTGATGCTAAATTTGTTTGCTGCAATGTTTTGGACACTTCAGAGCATATAACCGAAAAATTTGATATTGTTTTTACCAGTTATGGTGTTATTGGTTGGCTACCCGATTTAAAACCTTGGGGAATTATGATTGCAGAGCGCTTAAAAAATGGTGGCACCTTTTTTATGGCGGAATTTCACCCAATAGTTTGGATGTTCAATTATTTAGAAGGTAAACCTGTTATGGAATATGGTTATATGCAAGAAGAAGTAATCTTTGAAGAATACGAAGGAACCTATGCCAATCAAGATTCTAAAATAATTAGCAAAGAATATGGGTGGAATCACGGTTTAAGTGAAGTTATTAATGCTTTAACCGAAGCGGGTTTACATATAGAATACTTAAATGAGTATCATGAAAGTCCTTATAATGTATTGCCTGATTTGGTTGAAACAGAAACAGGGATGTTCAAAAAAACCGATAATTTATACCCTTTAATTTTTACGATTAAGGCAACAAAGCCATAA
- the msrA gene encoding peptide-methionine (S)-S-oxide reductase MsrA, with protein sequence MNKLLVILSAAMLFSCNNQAQVNPKQQDVINAEPMEVAMENGKAKAYFASGCFWCVEAIYESVKGVDESISGYAGGHTKNPTYESSNTGKTGHAEAVEILYDPKVVSFETLVDVYFASQNPTQVNGQGGDKGSQYRSIIFYQNAEQKTIITNKIKDLEKQLGKKVAAEVYPFQKFWIAEDYHQDYERLNPDNPYIQNVSVPRLNRFKRKMPDVLKTNH encoded by the coding sequence ATGAATAAGTTACTCGTAATACTATCTGCTGCCATGTTATTTAGTTGTAATAACCAAGCGCAAGTAAACCCAAAACAACAAGATGTTATTAATGCAGAGCCTATGGAAGTGGCTATGGAAAATGGTAAAGCCAAAGCCTATTTTGCTAGCGGTTGCTTTTGGTGTGTTGAAGCAATTTACGAAAGTGTAAAAGGTGTAGATGAATCCATATCAGGGTATGCAGGCGGACACACTAAAAATCCAACGTATGAATCTAGCAACACAGGTAAAACAGGTCATGCGGAAGCTGTAGAAATACTATACGACCCAAAAGTAGTAAGTTTTGAAACCTTGGTAGATGTGTATTTTGCATCTCAAAACCCTACACAAGTTAACGGACAAGGAGGCGACAAAGGATCTCAATACCGTTCTATTATTTTTTATCAGAACGCGGAGCAAAAAACAATTATTACTAATAAAATTAAAGACTTGGAGAAGCAGTTAGGTAAAAAAGTAGCGGCTGAAGTTTACCCTTTTCAGAAATTTTGGATAGCTGAAGATTACCACCAAGACTATGAACGTTTGAATCCAGACAATCCGTATATCCAAAATGTATCCGTTCCAAGATTAAATCGTTTTAAGCGAAAAATGCCTGACGTTTTAAAAACTAATCATTAA